The Bombus vancouverensis nearcticus chromosome 2, iyBomVanc1_principal, whole genome shotgun sequence genome window below encodes:
- the LOC117161538 gene encoding ornithine decarboxylase isoform X2 encodes MKVTNLDERIHVLDSASNVTTVIKDIALSGMQEEAFYVLDIGDIVRKHQIWKEKMPRVSPYYAVKCNDNLVVIEVLAALGIGFDCASKSEINKVLSVGVDSSRIIFANPAKPASHIRHAAAVGVDAMTADNESELHKIKKLHPSAKVVIRIRCDAEVAQCQLGMKFGCDPIYEAPNLLRLARVLGLNVIGISFHVGSGCQDPPVFYRAIRESKILFDLATDLGFKPYLLDIGGGYPGNKGTSIDKIANVVNDALDEFFNTDAVHIIAEPGRFYVASAFTLATSIHSKRSVRGDENSPNTITHNMYYINDGVYGSFNCLLYDHQHVTPIPLKKGCGKMIPSSIWGPTCDGLDQVVENVMLHEMELGDWIIFENMGAYTLPVASPFNGFPVPKVHIVADETIWL; translated from the exons ATGAAGGTAACAAATCTGGACGAACGTATTCATGTTTTGGACAGTGCGTCAAATGTTACGACTGTCATCAAAGACATTGCACTGAGTGGAATGCAAGAAGAAGCTTTTTATGTGCTTGACATTGGTGACATTGTACGTAAACATCagatatggaaggaaaaaatgCCACGCGTCAGCCCCTATTACG CCGTAAAATGTAATGACAACTTAGTTGTGATTGAGGTATTGGCTGCTCTTGGTATTGGTTTTGATTGTGCATCAAAA TCGGAGATTAATAAAGTATTAAGTGTTGGAGTAGACTCATCGAGAATTATCTTTGCCAATCCTGCTAAGCCAGCATCTCATATCCGTCATGCTGCTGCTGTTGGAGTTGATGCTATGACAGCAGATAATGAAAGCGAGTTACATAAGATTAAGAAACTTCATCCAAGTGCCAAG GTTGTTATTAGAATTCGTTGTGATGCAGAAGTTGCTCAGTGTCAATTAGGCATGAAATTTGGTTGTGATCCCATATATGAAGCACCCAATCTTTTACGTCTTGCGCGTGTTTTGGGACTCAATGTCATCGGTATTAGTTTCCATGTTGGATCTGGTTGTCAGGATCCGCCTGTATTTTATCGAGCTATACGGGAATCCAAGATATTGTTTGACTTAGCAACTGATCTTGGTTTCAAGCCATATCTACTAGACATTGGCGGTGGTTATCCTGGAAATAAGGGCACTAGCATTGATAAAATTGCTAATGTCGTTAATGATGCACTCGACGAATTCTTTAATA CCGATGCTGTTCACATAATCGCTGAACCTGGTCGTTTTTATGTTGCCTCGGCATTTACTCTTGCAACCAGTATTCATAGTAAGCGTTCAGTGCGTGGCGATGAAAATTCACCAAATACGATTACGCACAATATGTACTACATTAATGATGGTGTCTATGGCTCTTTCAATTGTCTACTCTATGATCATCAACATGTAACTCCAATACCTCTAAag AAAGGTTGTGGAAAGATGATTCCCTCAAGTATTTGGGGACCAACTTGTGATGGTTTGGATCAAGTCGTAGAAAACGTTATGTTACACGAAATGGAACTCGGTGATTGgataatttttgaaaatatggGAGCATACACGTTACCAGTTGCTTCTCCATTTAATGGATTTCCTGTGCCTAAAGTTCATATCGTCGCTGATGAAACCATTTG GCTTTAG
- the LOC117161538 gene encoding ornithine decarboxylase isoform X1: protein MKVTNLDERIHVLDSASNVTTVIKDIALSGMQEEAFYVLDIGDIVRKHQIWKEKMPRVSPYYAVKCNDNLVVIEVLAALGIGFDCASKSEINKVLSVGVDSSRIIFANPAKPASHIRHAAAVGVDAMTADNESELHKIKKLHPSAKVVIRIRCDAEVAQCQLGMKFGCDPIYEAPNLLRLARVLGLNVIGISFHVGSGCQDPPVFYRAIRESKILFDLATDLGFKPYLLDIGGGYPGNKGTSIDKIANVVNDALDEFFNTDAVHIIAEPGRFYVASAFTLATSIHSKRSVRGDENSPNTITHNMYYINDGVYGSFNCLLYDHQHVTPIPLKKGCGKMIPSSIWGPTCDGLDQVVENVMLHEMELGDWIIFENMGAYTLPVASPFNGFPVPKVHIVADETIWHLLKDALPLTEEHFVIGNTPANLRLGLDIGGTDTNAWHNPNIELTSTEMLADVTNPPAAYIYDYLEVDL, encoded by the exons ATGAAGGTAACAAATCTGGACGAACGTATTCATGTTTTGGACAGTGCGTCAAATGTTACGACTGTCATCAAAGACATTGCACTGAGTGGAATGCAAGAAGAAGCTTTTTATGTGCTTGACATTGGTGACATTGTACGTAAACATCagatatggaaggaaaaaatgCCACGCGTCAGCCCCTATTACG CCGTAAAATGTAATGACAACTTAGTTGTGATTGAGGTATTGGCTGCTCTTGGTATTGGTTTTGATTGTGCATCAAAA TCGGAGATTAATAAAGTATTAAGTGTTGGAGTAGACTCATCGAGAATTATCTTTGCCAATCCTGCTAAGCCAGCATCTCATATCCGTCATGCTGCTGCTGTTGGAGTTGATGCTATGACAGCAGATAATGAAAGCGAGTTACATAAGATTAAGAAACTTCATCCAAGTGCCAAG GTTGTTATTAGAATTCGTTGTGATGCAGAAGTTGCTCAGTGTCAATTAGGCATGAAATTTGGTTGTGATCCCATATATGAAGCACCCAATCTTTTACGTCTTGCGCGTGTTTTGGGACTCAATGTCATCGGTATTAGTTTCCATGTTGGATCTGGTTGTCAGGATCCGCCTGTATTTTATCGAGCTATACGGGAATCCAAGATATTGTTTGACTTAGCAACTGATCTTGGTTTCAAGCCATATCTACTAGACATTGGCGGTGGTTATCCTGGAAATAAGGGCACTAGCATTGATAAAATTGCTAATGTCGTTAATGATGCACTCGACGAATTCTTTAATA CCGATGCTGTTCACATAATCGCTGAACCTGGTCGTTTTTATGTTGCCTCGGCATTTACTCTTGCAACCAGTATTCATAGTAAGCGTTCAGTGCGTGGCGATGAAAATTCACCAAATACGATTACGCACAATATGTACTACATTAATGATGGTGTCTATGGCTCTTTCAATTGTCTACTCTATGATCATCAACATGTAACTCCAATACCTCTAAag AAAGGTTGTGGAAAGATGATTCCCTCAAGTATTTGGGGACCAACTTGTGATGGTTTGGATCAAGTCGTAGAAAACGTTATGTTACACGAAATGGAACTCGGTGATTGgataatttttgaaaatatggGAGCATACACGTTACCAGTTGCTTCTCCATTTAATGGATTTCCTGTGCCTAAAGTTCATATCGTCGCTGATGAAACCATTTG GCATTTGTTAAAAGACGCTTTGCCTTTGACCGAAGAGCATTTTGTTATTGGTAATACTCCAGCTAATTTACGGCTTGGTCTGGATATTGGTGGAACTGATACCAATGCATGGCATAATCCAAACATTGAACTGACATCGACTGAAATGTTAGCTGACGTTACTAATCCACCAGCAGCATACATTTATGATTACCTCGAAGTTGATCTTTAA
- the LOC117161540 gene encoding transmembrane protein 14C, whose translation MPADILGYIYAATVAAGGVLGYVKAQSIPSLGAGLIFGSVLGYGAYQTSQDPTNIRVSIAATSLLGGIMGYRYYNTGKIMPAGIIALLSCVVFVKTIVRSFTGAALVNETLSKESKTT comes from the exons ATGCCTGCTGACATACTTGGATATATATATGCCGCTACAGTAGCGGCTGGTGGTGTACTTGGTTATGTAAAAGCCC aatcaATTCCTTCTCTGGGAGCTGGACTTATCTTTGGATCTGTTTTGGGCTATGGAGCTTATCAAACTTCTCAAGATCCCACAAATATTAGAGTTTCTATAGCAGCAACTTCACTCCTTGGTGGAATTATGGGTTATCGTTATTATAATACTGGTAAAATAATGCCAGCCGGGATAATTGCTCTACTAAG CTGTGTAGTATTTGTGAAAACTATTGTAAGATCTTTTACTGGTGCAGCCCTTGTTAATGAAACATTAAGTAAAGAGAGTAAgacaacataa
- the Gclm gene encoding glutamate-cysteine ligase modifier subunit — protein sequence MLSQNILVRTGNILSLNEAKAKASQNPTDELIETLKIILRDNEGTGENPIIIQGVEDNALQDINREDVKITVKVFISSPDVSLLKEAVDQVCSFLNINAIESLVIAYSSKESPEELLESLKHLWAGVEEYVKIGKLSSVGLSDLNTNMFIDLFQWANIKPNIVQISLATCCVVPPALQTFTKENDVQLLTHNDPGQILPQEDLNRIFNANTSSYWVTRYQIHLKCRGILSSKGYLIYVNKKTK from the exons ATGTTATCTCAAAATATACTAGTTCGAACTGGAAATATACTTTCCTTAAATGAAGCAAAAGCAAAAGCAAGTCAAAATCCTACAGATGAG TTAATTGAAACGCTAAAAATTATACTTCGAGACAATGAAGGCACTGGCGAAAACCCAATAATT ATTCAAGGTGTAGAAGATAATGCTTTGCAAGATATCAATAGAGAAGATGTTAAGATAACTGTGAAGGTATTTATTTCATCACCTGATGTAAGCCTACTGAAAGAGGCAGTAGATCAAG TTTGTAGTTTtctaaatataaatgcaattgaATCTTTAGTAATTGCTTATTCAAGCAAGGAAAGTCCAGAAGAATTATTAGAATCATTGAAACACCTATGGGCTGGAGTAGAAGAGTATGTGAAAATTGGCAAATTGTCAAGTGTTGGTTTAAGTGATCTCAACACAAATATGTTTATTGATCTATTTCAATGGGCAAAT ATAAAGCcaaatattgtacaaattaGTTTAGCTACATGTTGTGTTGTACCACCAGCTTTGCAGACATTCACTAAAGAAAATGACGTGCAATTATTAACGCATAATGATCCTGGCC AAATTCTACCTCAAGAAGATCTAAATAGAATATTCAACGCTAATACAAGTTCATATTGGGTTACAAGATACCAAATTCATCTAAAATGTCGTGGTATTTTATCTTCAAAAGGTTACCTAATATATGTTaacaaaaaaacgaaataa